The Oscillatoria acuminata PCC 6304 genomic interval ATACTGTTAATTCTTCTCGGGAAATGTTCCATTCTTGATCTCGACCCCGCAAGATCCCTCGCTCAATTAACGCGACCCGCCACCCTTTAACGGCTAAAGCAGCCCCAATAAAAATTCCTAATGTGCCACCACAAACTAAAATATCCCAGTCCAAGTTGTTGACAGGTTGGGACTGTTCGGTGATCACCGAGGGAATCACTTGGGGAGTGTTTTTAAGGGATTGCCAGAGGCGATCGCTACGATGGAGTCCTGTGAGAACATCACCGGGGAGTTGAGAGAGAATGCGTTCAGTCAGGGTCATGGTTTAAACTCAAATTTCGACTCAACAAAGGGGTAAGCGGATGTAAAATGTTGTTCCTTTTCCCGCTTGGGATTCAAAGGTAATATCGCCCCCATGTGCTTCCACAATTGAAAGGGCAATTGCCGTTCCTAATCCAGTTCCACCGCGCTTTCCATAGGTGACAAAGGGATCAAATAATCGGGTTTGAATGGCTTCGGGAATACCCGGGCCGGTGTCAGAAATTTTGATTAAGGCATCCCGGTCTAGCTTGGTAGCGACCATCACAATTTGTCCCGCCTGACCCTCTAAGGCTTCTACTGCATTTCCGACTAAGTTCTGCCAGACGCGCATCAGTTTATTTTCATCGGCATTCAACATAATATTATCACACTGAAGAATAAAGGTGATATTATATTGATTCCAGTAAATGAAGTTTAAACGGTGAAACTTTTCTAAATTTTCGACTAGATTTAAAGGCTTTTTATTTAAAACTGCCGTGCCACGAGTAAATTCTAAAATCTCCTCAGTCATGAGTAACATTTGATTGATTTGGGCTTGGATTAAGCTACACCATTCTTGAGTTTCTTCATCTTCATGTAAATCTTTCAACATGGAAGTGGCTAAAGAAATCCCCGTAAAGGGACTTTTTAAATCATGAATAATAGTATTTGCCATTTCTCCCACCACCATCATTTTATGTTTGTGAACCATCTGATTCACATATTGTTCGGTCGTTAGGCGCAAATAGTGGATAATGTGGTGAAATAATTGTAACACTACCTTTCCTGGAGAGCGCTCTAAAATATCCATCAAGCGATCGCGCGGGATTTTGGCAATGGTTGCGGAAGTGCAAGCTACTGCTCTGGCACTGCGCGGTTGTCCATCTAAAACACCAAACTCGCCAAAAAAGTCATTTTCAGAAGCCCAGGCTACGTTTTGATATTGACCTAATCCTCCTCGTTTGCTAAATTCAATTTTGCCATTTAAAACGAGATATAACGCATCAGGTTTTTCATTTTCTTCAAAAATAATCGTACCTTGAGGAAACTGTTCTATCGTCGCACTGCGGCATAATTCCGGTCTTTGTTCGGGGAGAAAATATGAAATAAATCGATGCGACTCCAAATCCATGTTAAGTTACCTGCATCGGGAATAGACTAGGGTTTGACTCTATCCTACGAAAGTTTAGGGATGGGGTAAATGCCTCTTTAAAAAGTTTTTAGCCTTAGGGAACACTTTTTCCTTTTTGGAGACTAACTCCAGGGGGAACAAAAGAGCCGATCTGGAAAAGTTTTATTGTCCTAACGCTAACACAGCATTCTGTCCGCCAAAGCCAAAACTAAAGCAGAGGGTGCGTTCTACGGGGATTTGACGCGATCGCCTCACGAAATCCAGTTCAAATTCCGGGACTGTCAACCCCACACAAGGGGGTAAACAGCGATCGCGCATGGCCAGGAGACAAAAGGCAGCGCCCAAGGCTCCAGAAGCGCCTAAACTATGACCTGTGGCTCCTTTGGTCGAACTCACGGGCACACCTTGGGGAAACAGGGAAGCAATCAATTTGGCTTCGGTGCAGTCGTTGAGGTGGGTGCTGGTGCCATGAGCGTGAATATAGTCAATTTCTGAAGGGTGCAACTGCGATCGCCTCAAACACTGCTCGACGGCAGCGATCGCCGTCGTTGCATCCTCATCTGGCGCATTCGCATACCGAGCATCATTGGTAATCCCAAATCCGAGGATTTTGCCATAAATTTTCTTAACCCCACGTTGGTGAGCAAAATCCGCCGATTCTAAGACAAAAACGACGGCAGCTTCCCCTAACACTAACCCCTCCCGATGGCGGTCAAAAGGATAACAGCCGGTTTTGGCATAAGCACTCATTTGAGTAAATCCGGTGAGGGCCAAGGGAGTGATGGGGGCTTCTACTGCACCGACCACAACCTGCTGACATTGACCCGTGCGGATCAGTTCAAACCCCTGGGCCAAGGCCCAAATCCCGGTAGCACAAGCGGCCATCGGTGCCATAACGGGTCCAGTAGAACCCACCTGTCGCGCCGTTGCCATTGCCGGAGTATGGGGTAACAGGTCCAACCAATTCGCCCCCCAATTGCAATCGCCCCCTCGGGGATTTTGACAAAATTGCCTTGCCAGTTGCTCCAATTGGCCTTGGTGAGCGCGACTCGACCCAATCACCACCCCACAATCCGGCAGGGGTGGAACCAAACCGGCATCGAGGAGGGCGTTGGTCACCACAGGTTCGAGGAGTTGGTCTAGGCAGGCGGGAGTAGGTCCAATTTGAGCGAGGGGACGGGGTGGCAGTTCGGGGAAAGGTTGGCCGAGGGCGATCGCTGACTCCGACCCCAGCAACCTGTGCCAAACCGGCTCCAAACCCTCACCCAAGGCGCAAACCAGACCCATTCCCGTAACAACAATTTGCACCCCTTGATGGCCGGTTCTCACCTTTAGGAAGGACCGTTAGAACGAAGATTTTCCAGGCCATCAACGACCTGAGCCGACTGAATGCGATCGCCTTCTTGAATGCCATCCACCACATCCATGCCTTCAGTCACCTCGCCAAAAACAGCATAATTGCCATCTAAAAACTGGAGATCGCTCAAGGCAAAGTAAAACTGAGAAGAGGCCGAATTCGGCGCTTGCGATCGGGCCATTGCTACCGCGCCGCGCTTATGTTGCAAAACCGGACTTTGATTAATGCGGGCCGATTGTAACGGTGAACCATAGACCGGACTCGGAGCCCCTTCCGGAGTAATTTCTAACGGAATGTAACGTTGCTGATCGGTTGCCGGGTCAATAAAACCTCCAGTGCCTAAACTTCCCCCAAAATTTGGATCTTTGCTTTGGGGGTCTCCCCCTTGAACCACAAAGGGTTCCGGTTCACGCACCACCCGATGGAACATTAATCCGTCATAGACCTGACGCTGAACCAAATCCACAAAATTCCCCGCCGTAATCGGCGCATTTGTGCCATCCACTTCAATGATCACAGGTCTGCCATTAATCACCATTTGCACCGTAGCTTTTCCCTCCAGACGGGGAAGATTGCTAAAGGCATCTGGGGCTTGTGCTGTTAAAGGGGGTTCCGTCGGCAAGCTAGACGGCTGGGATGTCACGTCTTGTTGAGCGCAACCTCCAATCAGCAAAGCACCTAGAATCATCACCGATACAATCCATTGACGGATGTTAATTTCCATGTTCAGTTTCCAATACAAGAGTCTGACCTCGCGAGTGATATGAGATATGATGCCAATCTTACCTGAGCTAATTTTCTGGCTCCGGGTATTGAGGGAATTGGGGCAAAAACAGTCTTGGGGATTTCGCCGGATAGGCAAGGAGAGGCAGTTTATGAATTGCCCCTCCTTGCCTATAGAAGTGATGCCTAACTCCTGATGTTTTTCTCCAAGGCCCAGGAGGGCGATGCCGATTTTCACGGCTCAATTCCACTCTTTTTCTTCTGAAATACTTGACTCCACAGCAGAAACAGAGTCAGAGGTTAAGAAGATTGCCCTGGCTTATAATCCTTCGAGGGGAACCCCTAAAAACCGAGCTAATTCTGCACCTTCGTTTTCCAGTTCCGCCAAGGGAATCGGTTGACCGACGCGACTCAACGGAAGGGGATTACGACCTTTGGTTCGCATATACATAGCTCGTTTGGGATTGAGTCCTTCTTTGACTTCAACTCGAATGGATTGGATATCTTCTAGGGGGTAGGAAATATCAATTTTACGATTTTTGCCCGGAAATCCCCACCGGAAGATGTTAACCTTGCCGGTTTCCTTATTAAATTCGTTGTAGCCAGCCCCCACATTCCAGAGAATGGTCAGCCACAGATAAAGGGAGAGCAGCAAAGCCGCTACCCCGTAAAAACCCATGACCAAGCCTTGGGGGAGAAAGATGAGCTGGGTTGGGTCTGCAAAGGGCAAAAAATTGACTTTCAGATAACTGGAAAGGCTGGCTAAGAGAAAGCCGACTCCTCCTAAGTTAACGACAACGACTAGAAGGTAGTTGCTGAACCGGCGAGAGCCGATAATTTCTTTGCGAAGTACGCGATCGCTAGTAGAGATGCTTTTTGCAGTCATCGAAAATAAGCTGGGTAAGGGAGAGAACGAAACCCTAAATTATAGAGAACTGGGAAAGAATTTGCAGACTTCTCTAAGGGTAAGGGCAAGGCACCTAAGAATAGGTCCTATCCTAGTATCCGTCTCTGAGGTGGACAATGGGTCAGAGTTTATGGGAAATTCTTAATTTTTTGAAGCTATCACTGGGGGTAAAACGGTTAACAGGACAACGGATCCGGGGGAGACTCAGGAGCAAATGCTGACTGATGGGATTGGGTTGGAACTGGGTTGAGGTCACCTCTGCCGTAAATCCCACCGCCTCACGACCCCGGGTGAGCCAGAGAACATGGATAAAAGAGGGGTTCAGACCTGAGAGGACTTCTGCATCAACCCCTATTTGTAGGATTGATTCTCGAATCAACCCTACAAATAGGTTGTAATCTCCAAACCAAGCGGAAGTCCTGCCTGAGAAAATTAGGAAGTGGACCCTCAACATCACGATTCCCGTTCAGACTTAAGAACTGAATCTTAAATCCACCGCACTGGAGGATATTCTTGATTCAAGGTGATCCTCGGACAGGGCCAAATCCCTTGTCCTGAGAGGGTTGAGTCTGATGGGGGCTGATGAGGGCAAGGGTCACAGAGACTGGCTTTGTTCAGGGAACCGGGCAGCCTTTGGCTCAGGGTTTTGCAAATTTTGGTCAATGTAATATATAGTTATGTTAACTTACTTAGAAAGCTTGCGATTCTTGTAGAGCAAGACGATTTAAAACCAGCACCCAACTCCCGCAAATTTTATGACAATAGCAGTTGGACGCGCACAGACAGAACGGGGATGGTTTGACGTCCTCGATGACTGGCTCAAGCGCGATCGCTTCGTATTTATCGGTTGGTCTGGCCTATTACTCTTCCCCTGCGCCTACCTCGCAGTGGGAGGCTGGCTGACCGGCACCACCTTCGTCACCTCTTGGTACACCCACGGATTAGCTTCCTCCTATTTAGAAGGTTGCAACTTCCTCACGGTAGCCGTTTCAACTCCCCCCAACAGTCTGGGACATTCCCTGCTGTTCCTCTGGGGTCCTGAAGCCCAAGGCGACTTCACCCGGTGGTTTCAACTCGGTGGTCTGTGGACCTTCGTCGCCCTGCACGGGGCCTTTGGTCTGATTGGCTTCTGCCTGCGTCAGTTGGAAATTGCCCGCCTGTTAGGGATTCGTCCCTACAACGGACTCGCCTTTACCGGACCCATTGCGGTGTTCGTCAGCGTGTTCTTGATTTACCCCTTGGGTCAATCGGGCTGGTTCTTTGCTCCGAGCTTTGGCGTTGCTGCTATCTTCCGATTCCTGTTGTTCTTCCAAGGGTTCCATAACTGGACCCTCAACCCCTTCCACATGATGGGAGTGGCGGGTATCCTGGGCGGTGCACTGCTGTGCGCCATTCACGGAGCCACCGTGGAAAATACCTTGTTTGAAGATGGTGAAGGTTCCAACACCTTCCGCGCCTTTGAACCAACTCAGGCGGAAGAAACCTACTCGATGGTTACCGCCAACCGTTTCTGGTCTCAAATTTTTGGGATTGCCTTCTCCAACAAGCGCTGGCTGCACTTCTTTATGTTGTTTGTGCCGGTAACAGGCTTGTGGATGAGTGCGATCGGGGTCGTGGGCTTAGGTTTAAACCTGCGTGCTTATGACTTCGTGTCTCAAGAACTGCGGGCTGCGGAAGACCCAGAATTTGAAACCTTCTACACTAAGAATATTCTTCTGAATGAAGGGATTCGGGCTTGGATGGCTCCGGTTGACCAGCCTCACGAAAACTTCGAGTTCCCTGAAGAAGTTCTACCTCGCGGTAACGCCCTGTAGAAAATTTAATTGCAGATTTTTGATTTTAGATTGGATTTAATTCCCCTCTAAAACCTAAAATCTAAACAAGCGATATCATCTGTTGTCAATCGCAAAAAGAGGTTCTCATCCG includes:
- a CDS encoding ATP-binding protein, with the translated sequence MDLESHRFISYFLPEQRPELCRSATIEQFPQGTIIFEENEKPDALYLVLNGKIEFSKRGGLGQYQNVAWASENDFFGEFGVLDGQPRSARAVACTSATIAKIPRDRLMDILERSPGKVVLQLFHHIIHYLRLTTEQYVNQMVHKHKMMVVGEMANTIIHDLKSPFTGISLATSMLKDLHEDEETQEWCSLIQAQINQMLLMTEEILEFTRGTAVLNKKPLNLVENLEKFHRLNFIYWNQYNITFILQCDNIMLNADENKLMRVWQNLVGNAVEALEGQAGQIVMVATKLDRDALIKISDTGPGIPEAIQTRLFDPFVTYGKRGGTGLGTAIALSIVEAHGGDITFESQAGKGTTFYIRLPLC
- a CDS encoding beta-ketoacyl-ACP synthase, whose product is MQIVVTGMGLVCALGEGLEPVWHRLLGSESAIALGQPFPELPPRPLAQIGPTPACLDQLLEPVVTNALLDAGLVPPLPDCGVVIGSSRAHQGQLEQLARQFCQNPRGGDCNWGANWLDLLPHTPAMATARQVGSTGPVMAPMAACATGIWALAQGFELIRTGQCQQVVVGAVEAPITPLALTGFTQMSAYAKTGCYPFDRHREGLVLGEAAVVFVLESADFAHQRGVKKIYGKILGFGITNDARYANAPDEDATTAIAAVEQCLRRSQLHPSEIDYIHAHGTSTHLNDCTEAKLIASLFPQGVPVSSTKGATGHSLGASGALGAAFCLLAMRDRCLPPCVGLTVPEFELDFVRRSRQIPVERTLCFSFGFGGQNAVLALGQ
- a CDS encoding peptidylprolyl isomerase, with the protein product MEINIRQWIVSVMILGALLIGGCAQQDVTSQPSSLPTEPPLTAQAPDAFSNLPRLEGKATVQMVINGRPVIIEVDGTNAPITAGNFVDLVQRQVYDGLMFHRVVREPEPFVVQGGDPQSKDPNFGGSLGTGGFIDPATDQQRYIPLEITPEGAPSPVYGSPLQSARINQSPVLQHKRGAVAMARSQAPNSASSQFYFALSDLQFLDGNYAVFGEVTEGMDVVDGIQEGDRIQSAQVVDGLENLRSNGPS
- a CDS encoding photosystem I assembly protein Ycf4, whose protein sequence is MTAKSISTSDRVLRKEIIGSRRFSNYLLVVVVNLGGVGFLLASLSSYLKVNFLPFADPTQLIFLPQGLVMGFYGVAALLLSLYLWLTILWNVGAGYNEFNKETGKVNIFRWGFPGKNRKIDISYPLEDIQSIRVEVKEGLNPKRAMYMRTKGRNPLPLSRVGQPIPLAELENEGAELARFLGVPLEGL
- the psbD gene encoding photosystem II D2 protein (photosystem q(a) protein), whose protein sequence is MTIAVGRAQTERGWFDVLDDWLKRDRFVFIGWSGLLLFPCAYLAVGGWLTGTTFVTSWYTHGLASSYLEGCNFLTVAVSTPPNSLGHSLLFLWGPEAQGDFTRWFQLGGLWTFVALHGAFGLIGFCLRQLEIARLLGIRPYNGLAFTGPIAVFVSVFLIYPLGQSGWFFAPSFGVAAIFRFLLFFQGFHNWTLNPFHMMGVAGILGGALLCAIHGATVENTLFEDGEGSNTFRAFEPTQAEETYSMVTANRFWSQIFGIAFSNKRWLHFFMLFVPVTGLWMSAIGVVGLGLNLRAYDFVSQELRAAEDPEFETFYTKNILLNEGIRAWMAPVDQPHENFEFPEEVLPRGNAL